In Zunongwangia profunda SM-A87, the following proteins share a genomic window:
- a CDS encoding restriction endonuclease subunit S translates to MKAGDFVINSRSDRKGSSGVSESDGSVSLINIVMEPNDIFGSFCNYFLKSKAFVEENYRIGHGIVADLWTTRYDEMKNIIMAFPPKPEQQAIANFLDETCEKLDTVVAQKEKMIALLKERKQALIQNAVTRGLNKNVPMKDSGVDWIGEIPKNWEVKRLKFICVLNKESLPENLNKKQEINYVDIGSVTFEDGILSTEYYLFQNAPSRARKVAKNGDTIVSTVRTYLKAIDFIDENKSKYVYSTGFAILSPNKNILNKYLYNQVRADAFTEQVSYNSKGMSYPAINSTDLGRIWVCVPSKQEQEKIVNYIDAQSRKLDQAVTQQEQAIVKLKEYKASLIDSCVLGKIKVS, encoded by the coding sequence GTGAAGGCTGGAGACTTTGTAATTAATAGTAGATCTGATAGAAAAGGTTCTAGTGGTGTTTCTGAAAGTGACGGTTCTGTTTCTTTAATAAATATTGTAATGGAACCGAATGACATATTTGGCTCATTTTGTAATTATTTTTTAAAATCAAAAGCTTTCGTAGAAGAAAACTACCGAATAGGACACGGAATAGTCGCTGATTTATGGACGACTCGCTATGATGAAATGAAGAATATCATAATGGCATTTCCCCCAAAACCCGAACAACAAGCTATCGCCAATTTTTTAGATGAAACTTGCGAAAAATTGGACACCGTCGTAGCGCAAAAGGAAAAAATGATTGCCTTACTGAAAGAGCGTAAGCAAGCACTGATACAAAATGCAGTAACACGAGGTTTAAATAAAAACGTGCCGATGAAAGATTCGGGAGTAGATTGGATCGGTGAGATTCCTAAAAATTGGGAAGTGAAGCGATTGAAGTTTATATGTGTTTTAAATAAAGAGTCATTACCTGAAAACTTGAACAAAAAGCAAGAAATTAATTACGTGGATATTGGTAGTGTAACATTTGAAGATGGTATTCTTTCAACTGAATATTACCTTTTTCAAAATGCCCCTTCAAGAGCCAGAAAAGTTGCTAAAAATGGTGATACTATTGTCTCCACTGTAAGGACATACTTAAAAGCAATTGATTTTATCGATGAGAATAAATCCAAATATGTTTATTCTACAGGGTTTGCTATCTTAAGTCCAAACAAAAATATATTAAATAAATATTTATATAATCAAGTTAGAGCTGACGCATTTACAGAACAAGTTAGTTATAATTCTAAAGGGATGAGTTATCCCGCTATAAATAGTACAGATTTAGGTAGAATATGGGTTTGTGTTCCTTCCAAACAAGAGCAAGAAAAAATTGTCAATTACATAGACGCACAATCCCGAAAACTAGATCAAGCTGTTACCCAGCAAGAACAAGCTATTGTAAAATTAAAAGAATATAAGGCAAGTTTGATAGACAGTTGTGTATTGGGAAAAATTAAAGTGAGTTGA